ATGTGGACAAACAAATGACATTACagaaaaacatacatatgtggaaatgcttttaaaaataatataaaaattatatatatatttgtaagcTTGGGCCGAGTAATTTTAGTTTCACCTTAAGATAActgaatgtatgtatgtacctaGGAATTCCCATTTCTAGTTGATTATATTCCATGGAATGTTCTACAAACAATATTGTTTCTATATATACATctgtatgtacatattttagaTTTCGCTAGTTGGCAAGCAATAAGTTACATCTTAAAATACCCTTGGAGTTAGttgttatttaatataatatattataagcCCTTTTACTAAAACTAAAGACTTCATTTCCAGACTGAACAACAATAATGATGGAATGTTCTACGAGCTATAAAGATTAGTTAGTATCGCAGTGCACCAGATTTTGTGGAATTTCGGATCTGAGCAGCTGGAAATGTAGAAAAGTACCCACCCTGAGACTCAGCGTTTGCTTGGACTCCAAATCGTTGTATATGAGAATATTTTCTTTCATTCCGAAGCTCTCCCTAACGCCGTAATGATACGAGAGTGGTCTCTGCTGGGCCAGGATGCTTAGATCGATCACCGCAACATCGGCATTGTAGAAGGTCTCCAGCACATTCGTCTCACCAAAATCCAGGCGCTCGAACTGGAATGCGGAATGGTTAGGACACCGTTTTAGGGTGCTCCATTGGGACATTGTATAATCGGAAAAGCCCATTCACCTGCACCCGCTGAAAATTGGCGCCCGCGGCCTGTACCGCCTGCTTGATCTCCTCCAGCGCACAGATGCGATCCTCCAGATGATCGCCCACCACGGTGTCGATTACACACACCACATCCATGGCTATTCCGGATCTAAAATGTTTGCCCGGGGGCAGGGAAGCTATTCCTGGCACTACGCGATTGCTGTCTGTTCTCGGACGGATTTCGTGTAATTAGCGCAGTCTCCGGTTGGCAAACGCGCGCACCTCAACGGTAAAGAGACTCATTACCACATTCTTGCTGCAACTGCATCGCGTTAATTGCCGCGCCgcgtaaaaaataaataaattaataaaatgtacAAATGTGCGGTGGAACGCGCAGTATATTCAGACTTAGTGTGACCAGCTGACATAGTAGGGGGTCCCTACTCGAACTTCCAACCGCCTTCAAAAATActgattttaatatattttaaaagtgagcgggtaaatttaaattccaaaACTAAAAGGCACAACATAAATTGCtagattaaaaatatacatcaagtgttttgtatgaaaaaaatgtatcaaatatatttgtttataaaagttGTTAAAGCCTGAAtcgtaaataaaaatttggtCTACATGTTTTTAGTGAGAGGGATTGGTTTcacattattaaaaaaactttgtgcttaaaatttaagttttgtgACTTAACTAGCGTATTCCTTGAGTATCGAACCGGCAATAACAAGCCGTTGAATCTCGGAGGTGCCTTCATAGATTTCCGTGATCCGAGCGTCTCGGTAGTGGCGCTCTGCTGCCATGTCCGTAACATAACCCATTCCACCGAGGATCTGAATACACTGGTGGGCACACATGGTAGCTGCCTCCGATGCAGCTAGCTTGGCCATAGCGGCCTCCTTGGTGTACGACTGCTTGTTGTCCTTTAGCCAAGCAGCCCGCCAGGTAAGAAGTCGAGCTGATTCCATTGCCAACGACATGTCGGCAATCTTTTGCTGAATAGATTGCAATTTGGAGATGGGTTTTCCAAATGCCTGACGTTTTTGCGAATAGTCCACGGCAAGCTCCAAAGcagcctggccgattcccagCGCCTGGCCAGCGATACCTATCCTTCCAGCGTCTAGAGTTTGCATGGCGATTTTGAAGCCAAAGCCGGGCTCTCCCAACATGCTCTCCTTGGGTATCACACAGTCCTCGAATATCAGCTGGCATGTTGAAGATCCTCGAATGCCCAGCTTGTCCTCTTTCTTGCCCAGGGAGAAGCCCTTTATGCCCTTAGGGACTATGAAAGCGGAAATGCCCTTGTGCTTCAACTGTTTGTTTGTGGTGGCAAAAACTATTGCGGCCTCTGCCTCAAAAGCATTCGTGATCCATGCCTTGGTTCCATTCAGTAAAAAGTGGTCTCCCTTATCGGTGGCTATCGTAGAAGCCGCTCCAGCATCTGAGCCATTTCCCGGTTCCGATAATGCAAAGCATCCCACTCGTTCTCCGGTTGTGTAGGGTGTGATGTAAGTCTCCTTTTGTTTATCATTTCCGAAGGAAAGCAGAGGACCCAAGTAGAGGGAGTTGTTTACCGACATGATCACGCCCGCAGAGGCACATCCCCTAGAGATCTCTTCCATAGCGATGGCGTAGGCCAAATAATCAAGCCCGGTACCACCTGTTGACAGGAATAattatatgttttttaatCAAGCTAATGTAATCCATTACCCAACTCCTCTGGAATCGCCACAGCCATGGTGCCAAGTTCTCCCATTTGACGGATCAGTTTTTCAGGATAGAGGTGTTCCCGATCGCATTTCGCAGCATTGGCACTCAACTCAGCGTTGGCGAAATCCCGACAGGTCTTTTGCAACATCTGATGGGTGTCTGGAAGGGCCGACAAAGACGCAATCTGTCTGAGATTGGCCGACCTGCGAACTGATCATCAATATCAGCAAAGGATCTTGCTTATAACCAAAACAAACTGCTGGTCAAAGTCCaccaatttttgttttcctacCGAGGTTTAAGGAACGGGCAATTACGGATTGCATGGTGGTGTGGTTGGattaaatctaaataaaaattgcaCTTAGAGAGtataaaattgtataaaatgtGTTGTATAAAATtggtaattaaaaataaaagttaaaacgGTGTAGTGTGACCAGGGACAAAAACCGGCACAAGATATAGGCTGAATGGCAACCCTATGGTATATTCcaaaattactttttttcaatatttattaattttaagagGTTTGTGTTTAAAACACCATTATTCTTCTTTTATATAGGTAAAAAGATATACATTATTAAAGGCTTATTCCTTTTACCtatataatcaaaataataccAGATAACTTTTTTACCTGCACGTTTATTTTCCTGCGCCAAACGGTCACATTATAACGCATTCTTGGATTGATCaacaaatgtttttatttatagttTTCTAAACAACTCGAAAACGCGACATGTCTCGTAGACATAAAAGGAATGAAAACGCAAATATTGAGACCGTGGACTACATTAGTGGAAACGAAAATGAATCTACACCGATTGACCAATATGCTGTCAGCCAAAGAAGCAAATACAAACAAGTCGGAGTACATCCGACTACTGGAAAACCGAAGATTATGCTGACTTGTAACATTGAAGGCTGCACGTATCAAACAAACAGGCGACGGGACATGCACCGACACAAGCGCTCCCAAAAACATTCGAACCACGACGTGTCCTCTGACTCGGACTCCGACTTCGATCGCCCGCCGTGGGAATGTAAGCTGTGCAGTTATATCACCGCCAAGAGATTTAGCTTTGCGCGGCACCAGAGATCCGAAAGGCATCGTCGGAATCAGCTATTTGCCTCCAAAGACGAAGATACACCTGTTCCCGCGAAAAAGGTTAAAGAAAGTCATTCAGATGATCAAAATATCAACACGTCCAGCGAAGACAGCAAAGATGAAGGTATCCTCTACACATGCACCACTTGCACGTTCATGACAAACAAGAAGTGGTTGATGAAACAGCATAAAAAGTCAACGGACCATCTAGAGAAACTGAACATTACGGAACTGGAAAACTGGCTGATAGAATATGACCCCCAGGAAGAAGAGGATTGTCGAACAACTGAGCCCGTCCGGCAGGAGACAGAAGATGAGGACGGCGAAGAAAATATCGCCGTCGAGAACTGCTCTATGTTTGAGTGCAACATTTGTGATTATAAAACTGCCCATAAATTTAGTTTCATCCGCCACAAGCAGTCTTGCAGGCACCTCGAAAACATTATCATTCTtacggatgaggaggaggtcCAGAAGGACCTTGGCTTTGATGTTATAGATATGGATCCCAACGAAGAATTGCAGGAGATCGTATACGTTCCCATGGAGGAGAATCCTGACGAAAACTGCTACCACATAGTGATGGATAGCGATTAAATCAAATATCCCTgcaatataattttaaaggaTATGTTTACTATTTTTACATACTCAGGATTAGGAAAAGCCATGAGATTCTGTTGCTTGTGACAGATGATgcatttgttaaaaaatttaaaaatatattgattatatgtataaatattaaaatgatttaaagCACTTAAAATAACTAAACTTAAGACTTAAGAATACAGAAAAGCTCTATTTTCAAATGTAACTAATGGTTTTATTTGTCAAAGTCAGAATTAGGTGTCTCCAACCCTAGTACAGGGTGAAGGAATTCTTTTGGCAGTGACTGTGTATCTGGCACTTGTCCGTTTTGACAGCCCGCTTGCTGATTCCTACTGAATCCTGCGCAGATTGTACGCGCACTGGCACTTGTTTAacgtttttatgtttttctctGCACCAACTTTATAAATTCAGCACacagaaaatagaaaaacgCACTTTTATTTTCCAACCGTATGCAGTGCATCGTAGTAGCCACAGAAAGGGACGCCTGCATAGAGGAGCACTTAACAGCCAAAATAGCACCGCAATAGGATTCCTGTTTGTTGTCTTATTGATTTGCCGTCACCTTTGGAGTTTCTTTGGTTTTCCTTTTGGATTCAGTTTCCCTGTATCTGTATCCGCATCCGCCAACAGAggtaaaatataaacaatgtaaaatataaacattCTATTGAATGTGAGAGAGGGGGAGAGAGCTCCAGCGATGAAGGTGATAGTCCAAGACTTGTTGTGATAAGAGAGAGCAGCAATTCTTATTCTCCACAGTGTTGCATCGTTTATCTGCACCTCTCGGTGGCTCTCTTCCCTCTCCGAGGCGATCTCAAGATAAGAGCTTCGCACCATGGGAGCCTATAAAAAGAAGCTCCGGTGGCAGTTGGTCGAGTATTTCAAAGCGGTCGCCCCATCAACTAGGTGACCAATTCCTACCGTGAGTTCCTGAAGGGCTTTCCCCAAAACCGAAAAAGTGTTTTCCAAAAGTCAAGTGAATATTGGagtcaaaaatatattttttgaaaataagtgACCATTATCCTAACTTAAAAAGTGTTATAAATTTGGTTTTTACTAATTAAGgatatattatatgtatatccctatatttaaactttattaAGTGCCAATAATCGCCTATCTAATCGGAGTATCCATCTGAACCTGAATGTAATATTTGAATAGCGCCAAAGTCAATCAAAAATAGTGCACATCAATTGgaatttaaacaaaagaaTATAGGCCAATTTGGGGGCCAACGTTTACCTAATCGCTTTTATACGGTCAAAACAATAACAAGCCGttaataaaatcgaaaaaaataaaagactgAAAAAGCACCTAATCATCATGCGTCCGCAGTATTTAGATTGGCTTTAATAAAAGTTTTCTTAAAGGAAACTTGTCATCGTTCCTAGAATATACTAATTCGGTAATCCTTTTACAGCGGCACCTTTAAAGGAGACACAGCATCATCGACCAATGACTTGTCgctgaaaaaataatacttagGCCCAGGATAGAATTCGAAAACGACCAAGATGCAGTCCATGAAAGCCGATGAGCTGCCGGAGAATCCGCGCGAGACATCGAATATCTTTTCGTCCTTAATGTTTTGGTTAGTTATTATTGCTATTTCttgttataaaatattactttaatattatattattactTCCAGCTTTGCCATGCCCACATTCTTCAAGGGGCGCAAAAAGACTTTGGATGAAAATGACTTGTACCGGGCCCTGAAAGAGCACAAATCAGGTGAGTTCTGACGGGGATTGGGCAGACATGTAGAGGGCCTATTCAAAAGATTTCAGAGTAATGGCCATTTAGTGCGAagccccccaaaaaaatgCGATTGCGTGCTCCGCATAATAAATTATGAACGATTCATTTGAAGATACAGTTTATGGTTATATCTTTGCTTTAACCGATAagcaaatttaattgaattatgaATTATGAAATCGACTAGCGATTCTGATAAGTTGGCATAGTATCAAGGATTTTTGAATAAGAAAATCAGTCGTTATCAGCACGTATGGGAGATTGAGCCATACGTGACGTCATGTGACAAAAGATTCAAGTGGATTACTATGTGACTCAGAATTGGGACACGCTTTCCACCTATCAGAGCTCTTAGGTTTCTCCAGGGTGCAATGTCCACCATTTTCGAGGGCTTTTTGAAGACGAGTCTGGCATTAGTCGCGTGCGAAATCCCTATCCTCGAAAGCTACCCTACAGACCAATATATACATTAGTGATTTATATAATTGTCAGAGGGGAATATATAGCACACTATCTCTGGCATTCAAACGCTCCCCAAATGAAGTGCCTGGGACACTCTTCAAGGCGCCCGGCGGTTGCGATTAGATAGGGCTTAGTATGAGTCCACTTTTTACACCTTCTGGCTTGGTTTTTCTGGTTACTCCTCCGATCTAAAGGATCACCCGATTGTCGAGAGGGAAGACAAGCGATAAGGTGTTCGTGCCTGCATATCACGtctgctttatttttattggtttGCTTTATATACAACTGGTTCATTGAGATCGGTTTTGCGGAACTATAGTCGCGCCTAATCCGGTTGATAAGATAGCTCTTGGATACACACATTTTGCACCATCACCTATTGAGTTATACCATCGTCTGAGATAGCGATATCCAATAGACCTTTGAGTTCCTCATTCAAATCTTAGGCCCTGTCCCAAAAATGACAATTTTGATAACTTTGTCAACGTCCGTTCGCCGCActtaattgaattttctgcccaaaaaataattgatagCATTCTCGCATCACCCCCGATATTGTATACGCTATAAGCTATATCAGGCTTATTTACTTAGAAACTTATAATTAATGGGCCCCCGTAGATACTCCATTGAGAGGATCGTGGCACGGGGCTTGTACAGAGTAACACTACATATTTGggcaaatatttatataattaataacaataacaaatgtCAAGCTAAACGCTTTTGTTTCCAATACCTAATCAATTTGCAATCTACGGCCCTCGAGTCTGGTTTAAGCCTTACGGAAGTGCCGGAATCCATCCCCATATGGGCCGGGTATTGGGGTGGCGGGGAATCTCTCAGAGCCGATAAGACTCGATTGGACGTAATGCAGCTGGCAGCTGACCGGGATTTGGTTTTGTTGCCAGCCATAACTCACTGTTAAACCAAACTAGCCGAACTGACAATTTTCCGGCTTTATTACATTCACGGTTGCGGTCATAATGATATCgcaataataatgataataaagTAAGgacatttataaaattataattgaaTTGTGTCAGTCATTTATGGGAGctctattatttttatttttggactaCAATAGTTTCTTAAAACTGTCACAAAGTATATTCCTCTTCAAAAAGACAACCgtcattttataatttttaaaccattgttgaaatcttatttttaaaagaaaactacTCGTTTTGAAGGGGCTATAAAGTGATAAGTGTTATAGCACATGCggttaaattaataaaaggcTTAAATATAGACAAGATATGAGACTTCGTAATGTGGCCCTCAAGATGTAGTTCATTCAGATAAAGCTTTACAATTTTACGCATATTTTGCCATTGAAAATTCAGACTCTAAATAGCGATTTAGGGATTAATCTCATAGCTTTGGAATTTgatataaagtttataatCATACCATTTATTACCCAGACAATAAATCATATTTAATTATCCGTGGAAATTACAGGAAATTTGTGAACTATTTTTAGTGCAGTTTAGCAGGTTATTTTCAGCTTTTATTAAAGATGGCTTCATGAACTACAAACTTGTTCTAATACAAGAAAAAATCCATTTTATGACTTGCAAAATAAATGCAAGCAAAGTAATCGGTTATTGTGTGCTTACACTGTTAGCATCTCCACTCTGATATGAGTATCCTCATGCCTATAAGCATGTCATGCCGTTGGACATAATTTATTATCCGCACATGAAATGGGTGCAGTTTGTTGATATCTCAATCTGGACGATCTGTGTACTTTCAGATACCCTCGGCGCCCAGCTCAGTGCTGCGTGGGACAAGGAGGTGGAGAAGAAGAGCAAGAAAAAGAAGACCCCCAGCCTGCTGAAGGCCTCGATGAGCGTCTTTGGATGGCGCTTGGCCGGCTTGGGTCTGGTGCTCTTCATCTTGGAGATCGGTTTCCGGTAAGTCGGCTCATCCTGACCCCGCCCACTCCCCAGATACCTGGGTGATTTATAACCTCTTAACTTATAACTTCTCCTCTATACTCTTTCAGAGTCACCCAGCCACTGTGCCTGGGCGGTCTTGTACGATTCTATGCGAAGAATGATAATTCGGAAGACAACCAGATGGAGGCCTATCTGTACGCCCTGGGCGTGATCTTGTGCAGCGCCTTCAACGTGCTCCTCATGCATCCCTACATGCTGGGCATGTTCCACCTTGGCATGAAGGCCAGAATAGCCATGACAAGTAAGTAAGCTGAAGCTGCGGGGATGGGGATTGCGGCTCCCCTTGTGACATTTGAGTAATGATATCGCCCTGCAGGTATGATATATCGAAAGGCCCTGCGTCTGAGTCGAACGGCACTGGGCGACACCACCATCGGTCAGGTGGTCAATCTCATCTCGAACGATGTGGGCAGGCTGGACGTCTCCGTCATCCACATGAA
The Drosophila bipectinata strain 14024-0381.07 chromosome 3R, DbipHiC1v2, whole genome shotgun sequence DNA segment above includes these coding regions:
- the Arc42 gene encoding short-chain specific acyl-CoA dehydrogenase, mitochondrial yields the protein MQSVIARSLNLVRRSANLRQIASLSALPDTHQMLQKTCRDFANAELSANAAKCDREHLYPEKLIRQMGELGTMAVAIPEELGGTGLDYLAYAIAMEEISRGCASAGVIMSVNNSLYLGPLLSFGNDKQKETYITPYTTGERVGCFALSEPGNGSDAGAASTIATDKGDHFLLNGTKAWITNAFEAEAAIVFATTNKQLKHKGISAFIVPKGIKGFSLGKKEDKLGIRGSSTCQLIFEDCVIPKESMLGEPGFGFKIAMQTLDAGRIGIAGQALGIGQAALELAVDYSQKRQAFGKPISKLQSIQQKIADMSLAMESARLLTWRAAWLKDNKQSYTKEAAMAKLAASEAATMCAHQCIQILGGMGYVTDMAAERHYRDARITEIYEGTSEIQRLVIAGSILKEYAS
- the LOC108130572 gene encoding zinc finger protein 2: MSRRHKRNENANIETVDYISGNENESTPIDQYAVSQRSKYKQVGVHPTTGKPKIMLTCNIEGCTYQTNRRRDMHRHKRSQKHSNHDVSSDSDSDFDRPPWECKLCSYITAKRFSFARHQRSERHRRNQLFASKDEDTPVPAKKVKESHSDDQNINTSSEDSKDEGILYTCTTCTFMTNKKWLMKQHKKSTDHLEKLNITELENWLIEYDPQEEEDCRTTEPVRQETEDEDGEENIAVENCSMFECNICDYKTAHKFSFIRHKQSCRHLENIIILTDEEEVQKDLGFDVIDMDPNEELQEIVYVPMEENPDENCYHIVMDSD